Proteins from one bacterium genomic window:
- the gatC gene encoding Asp-tRNA(Asn)/Glu-tRNA(Gln) amidotransferase subunit GatC has translation MGLSKQEVEHVAELARLSFSQEELEQLTRELDSILTYMEQLRQVSTQGIKPTTHAMELFNVFREDRILPSMEPKEVLANAPRRFGNTFQVPRVIE, from the coding sequence ATGGGATTGAGCAAGCAGGAAGTGGAACATGTGGCTGAATTGGCCCGCTTGAGCTTTAGCCAGGAGGAATTGGAGCAGCTTACAAGAGAGCTGGATTCCATTTTGACGTACATGGAACAACTGAGACAGGTCTCAACCCAGGGCATAAAGCCCACCACTCACGCCATGGAGCTTTTCAACGTGTTCAGAGAGGACAGGATCCTGCCCTCCATGGAGCCCAAAGAAGTGTTGGCCAACGCTCCCAGGCGTTTTGGGAACACATTCCAAGTCCCAAGGGTCATCGAATGA